The stretch of DNA TATCATGGAGCACCAACATTTGAGTATAGAAAAACACCCGTCTCTCCCATTCTCTGCATCAGAATCCCAAAAACTTCTTACAAGTGCATTGTTGTGTGACCACAGTTCCCTCCTCTTTTTGCCCAATTCCTCCTCTCCAGTCAAGTTACAAGTGCACACGTGTGGATACATACACGCACGTTACCTATACTCATATACACATATACACGCACGCATGCACCCACGCATGCAGGTACCCGTTCACGCACCAGAGCTTCCACGTCAGCAGAGCATGCTGTGATCAGCTGATCGATCATTGCCGCCTCGTCGTcatggtcatctctcagcttcaGTTAGTCGACCACTTAGTATCCTTGGAactgaggcggcggcggcgaagcgtACTTCTGCGACATGATCGGTGGCAGGATGACATCCGGTGATGGCGGAGGTGGTGATGGagccggtggcggcggtggtgggacTACTGGTGGAGGTGGTGAGCTCACCGAGGCTGGCTGCGGTGAAGATTTTACCGGCGGGGGTGGAGAGGTGATCGGTGCCGGTGGAGGTGGAGATTTTACCGGGGGAGGTGGTGAGCTCACGGGAGTTGGTGGAGGTGGGGAATGaactggtggtggtggtggggagCTTACCGGAGCCGGTGGGGTTGGTGATTTGATTGGTGGAGGTGGAGATCTCACTAGtgccggcggtggtggtgattgtaccggcggtggtggtggagagCTTACCGGAGCTGGTGGTGGAGGGTATTTTATAGGTGGGGGCGGTGAGCTCATGGGAGCAGGTGGGGAAGGTGATTTTACGGGTGGGGGTGGTGAGCGCACTGGAGCCGGTGGGGGAGGTAATTTTACAGGTGGTGGTGGCGAGCTCACCTGagctggaggaggaggtggtgatTTCACTGGTGGTGGAGGCGAGCTCACAGGTGCTGGAGGTGGAGGAGATCTgattggtggtggtggaggcgaCTTTACGGGTGGTGGTGGCGAACTCaccggaggcggcggtggaggagatTTCACTGGTGGGGGTGGCGAGCTAATtggcgccggaggaggaggtgacTTTACTGGTGGTTGTGGCGAGCTCACCGGAGCCGGTGGTGGAGGCGATTCCATTGGTGGGGATGCCGAGCTCACCGgagccggcggaggaggagatttcaccggcggtggcggtggcggtggcagaGACTTCATTGGCGGCGGCCGCGTTTCTGGCTTCGGCACAGGCGTTGTCTTGGGCGGCGATGGCGTCTGCCTCTTCGGCGACGGTGTGTAAGTTGGCCTCGGCGGGTTGGGGCCCGCCGAGCAGACGTTGGTGCGGCAGTCGACGGGGTGTGCAAGCACGGGCGCGCACACCGGCGACGGCTTCTGCTCCGGGCGTCCGCTGCCGAGGCAGTTGCCGCTGTCGTCGAGCGCCACGGGCTTGTCCTCCGACGGCACGCACGCCGCCGGCTCGACGCTGAAGAAGTTGTGGGCGAAGCTGAAGTTGGCGAGCGCCGGGAGCTTGCAGACACGCTCCAGCACAGCGCCGGCGAGCTGGTTCCTCGACACGTCGAGCTGCTCCAGCATGGTCATGTTGACGAGCCCCTCGGGAAGCGTGCCGACGAGCGCGTTCCCACTGACGTCCACCACCGTGGTGTTGCCGAGGTCGGCGAGCTCCGGCGGGATGCAGCCGTCGAGGCGGTTGTTGAGCAAGACGAGCTCGTCGAGCGTGTCGGCCATGCGGCCGACGCTGCGAGGGATGCACCCGATGAAGGCGTTGTTGGCGAGTACCACCACCGTGGCCGTGGAGTTGCCGAAGTTCTCCGGGATGGAGCCGACGAAGCGGTTGCTGTTGACGAAGATGGCGTCGAGGTCTTTCTCGAAGAGCTGCGGCGGGAGGGCACCGTCGAAGTCATTGAACCGGAGGTCGAGGTACTTGAGCACGGGGATCTGCAGCACGACGTCGGGGAACGCGCCGACGAAGCGGTTGTTGCTGACGTCGAGCTCGTGGAGGAGAGCGAGGCGGTTGAAGCTCTTGGGGATGATGCCGCAGAAGCGGTTGGAGTTGATGTGGAAGAAGGCGAGGTCGCTCATGAGGCCGAGCTCGGCGGGGAGGTACCCCGCGATGTCGCCGCCGTTGAGGTCGACGCCCGCGACGACGGCGATTTTGGGGTCGTCGAGGGCCTGGGCGCACGTGACGCCGAAGTAGGAGCACACATCGGCTCCGACCCAGCCGCCGGTGAAGTTCTTTGGGTCGGAGTAGATGGTGTGGCGCCAGGCCTGGAGCGCGGTGTACGCGCGGCGGAGGCGCTCGTTGGCAAAGGTGACGTCGACGTGGATGTCGAACTCGTAGTCGTCGGGGAGCTCGCCGTTGCGCTCGTGCAGGGACAGAATCTGCCGCCGCGCGATGTCGGACGCCTCCGCGTCAGagagcgcggccgccgccccgagcaggacggcggcggcgagggcgacgAGCGCGACGCGGATGCTGCtccggcagcggcggcaggcggcCTCCATGGTTGGTGGCGGGGGAAGGGGCAGTGCGGGAGGCCACCCCTTGCGGTGGAACCTATATGGAAGGTGGGAAGATATaggccggcggcgacgaggggACGGACACGGccgaggggcggcgcgcgcctCCCGGAGCTGGCCGTTGCGGTCTGGTGGTTGATGTTTTTTGGCGGGAGAGGAGGGACACGTGGGCAGCTGCTTTGACCGGTGCTGGCCTCTGGCACCAACCCTGCCTCGGTGATGTCCCTCGCTCCGGTGAGGTGTCACTTGCCAGCGTGTCATGTGACATGCTAAATTTAGCATGCACAGTTCAGAGGTGATTTATCAGAGGATTTGGAGTTAACAAATTGTGTGATGATTTTTTCTGGATTGTGCGTGCTCATATATTGTTCTTTGATATTGTAGTttgtttgaatttaaacctcgTTCAAATTTGATTGAATTCATGCGTATTGAGTGTTGACGGCTGGTTTTCGATCAGCTGATGACTGGAGTCAATGTGTCATGACATGCTGAATTTCGTTACCCAGTTTTGGACAGAGACACACAGTAATTTAAGTTAAAGAACtttgtgtgtgtgtttttttGTTACTAGTTCATGATACTCATGAACAAAAATTGCATGCATTGCCAACGTTCCAAATTGCCGATAGAACTCTACTCTATGTATTTGATTGCAAAGGGCGTCATTGACATTACACAGCTCTGAATTCATATTTCATTTTGCTTCCCTTCAAGACTGAATATTCACAACTGACAGATCTTTTTGAGAACACCCATCCCTTTGAAGACAAGAAGTTATTATTGTAGAACCCTGTTATTAGGCAGCAGTCAGGCAGTTCACTGCGTAGCAGAGAAACATGTAAGCAAACTGAATGCATAATTGGCGCTACAACCGAGTGACGGTGTTTCTGCTTTAATTCCATTTAATTGGCCAACCAGGTAACATATATCTGTTGTTTTAAGGACAATTgcttatatatatgtatatgtgtaGTTGGAAACAGCAGTATAGGTCACGGTCATGTTCCAAATAATCATTCACTCATGCATAATGCTTCTCTGAACATGATGTTGAAGTCCTCAAGGCTCAAAACTCATCGTCATCTTAACATGGTGTACTTTAGGCATGGTAGGTATCAAGAATAGCAGCAGCACAGATGATCCTCCCTCGGAACTTTCCTGATGGACAAAGACATGAACTCTTGGTAGTGAATTCGCTAAAACTGAAGGATCCGGATGAAAATGATGCTGTTCAAATGAAATTGGCCTCCAGTAATTGGGCTCTTTACAACAAGCTAGGTATATCAGGAGTTTAGGAAATCCCTCTCTGTACAAACAGAGCTGTCTGATCTATCTGAATGTGCTGTTCCACCTCTTCTAAAACCGAATAGGGACCCGTCATATTTGGGAGGGTACAATTTTCTTGTGTAATGCAGGGAAACAGAGGGACTAGAGATTTAGTATTTTTGGTTTAGCTGACAAATCCTTTAGCAAACATACATCCCTTTGGAAATTTCAATAAGTGAGTGTGTTTCTCAAACTTGTGTGAGGAAGCCATTGAGTAAAATAACAGAGAACTTTTGTGAGAGAAGACAAGGGTTCTAATTACTCCTTGCTTCTCTGTATTGGACTATATAAGTTTCTCTGATTGAGCTAACTTTCTTCAACAGATAATGTAAAAGCGAGTGGGGCATAAGCAGTAATGGAAAAATCAATAAATTATTCTATATTTACTAAGAAACAAAACAATTCAGTTATACTTAGCTGTCCACTAACTCCGTACTTGGGTTATTCTTCGGAACCCTGTTTCGCGGACTTTGGTTCCAGCGGCATGTCAGCATTTGAAGCAAGTGGTCAAGAAGTATTTTACCAAGGCAAATGGGTGGCTTTTTAGTCAACGGATTGATTATCGTTAGCTTTTTGCCTATGTCCACCTTGAAACTTTTGCTACTCTTGTGAGTTGGGTGTATCGTTGTTATCCAATGGGGAGGGAGTAGTATCAAGATGGTTGTATTGCCGTGATATAATTGTCTAGATATCAATAAAAACTTCATTAGACTTGAACAACAAATTTACATCAGTAGGTTGTTTCAGCTTTAGCTCAATTTAATGGTTCTTTCCTCGAACTCATCACCTTTAACAAGGCGTACAATAGGCATGGTAGGTATCAAGAATCATAGGAGCGGAGATTATCCTCCCTCCAGCCTTCCCTTACCCATAACGATTTCACTTACAAAGTGTTTGGCGTAGTTCTAACACAAGGAATTATGAGGAAATCGATGATGAGGGTGCAGGGATGTGCTTCTATGAACCGAGACTCCACTGGAAAACCTGCCACTAGTTCCAGTTGGGAAAATCCTTTAGTACCAACCGGTCCCATTTTTCGGTACTGGTCTCACCTAGTATATGCACTACCTTTTCTCTAGGTAGCTCCTATTTTTCCACCGCTCGGTTTGTCTTGAAACAAATTTGTCAATCAAATTAACATGCTACATGTTTTTTAATTATGCTTGTACATATGTTGTAGAACCAAGCAATGCAGGAGTCAGTACGAAAAGTATCCACAAACAAATTAAAAACAAATATGAATAAGTAATACCAGACGTGCCGACAATGTACTGTGATAGTTGCAGCAATTCACTCTGAGTTCAGAGAGCCATGTGGTAAACTGGATGCTTATTGATTGTATAGATCTCAAATTTAACTAGTTCTAGAACTAATTGTCCCACAGTCCAGTTAAAGCTTAAAGTAGACAAACGAGCAAGTGCTTTTGAAATATAAAGTTCAAGCTGATGACTTATCTATAGATATGGCATACATTTACTCTTGAAATTAAAAGAGCTCGCTTCTCAACATTGTTTCACTTGTAATGCTGCCCCTCACATGATTAACATCCTCAAATTCATAACCTTTTACAGGGCACACTTACGCATGGCAGGCATGGGGAATACAAGCAGATGAAATTCTTTCACCGCATGGCTTCCATTTTCTTTAATAGAAACGGGGGCAAACCTTTGAGGCGTTCATTGGAGTCTTGAGGGAACTGGTGTTGAATCCCAGCCAGCTGGCTCCGCCCCAGCTCAGGCGTTGTTTGGATGGAGGATAATCCTCTCCGATCTATACACATTCAGAGGGATCCCTTGAAGAGTTTGGCAGTTGAGCAAGCTACGCAGATTCTCATTCACATGCATTCGGTTACTGACAAGGACTTAGGTAAAGTTGAATGAAGCTGCCAAATTTCTGTTTTCTAATGAAACTTCAAGAGTCAGAAACCCAAATAAAACTCAATAGGTGGCTATTGCCATTTGGAGTTCTCAATTTACCTAATAAGTGTTTTTGCAAACATATTTCAAACATATGTTAAGTCCCTAATAGCCTGGGACTCGAACCAATGTGAGCACGTTCTATCAAAGAATGCTAAGATAGTTTCCAAACATATTTTCAGTTGTTGTGGAACCAAGTTAGGGTGAAGTATGAACTTGAAAAATCAACAAATTAATTGTATACGTGTTCAGAAAAAAAATTCAATCTACCACAGAGAAACATGTGGGAAACTTGAACACATAATGATCCTGCGCTATGTAGGGATATCAATGTACTTGTGCAACATATATTTGTCGCTTTGGCCGAGTAAATGAAATTCATGTAGAAAATAACCAGGTGAAGTAAGTTTGCTTTTGAGGGCGATGGTTCATGTATACATATCCTTTGGTATGATCAGTAAATGGCTACATACTATATATCCATTAAATGAGCTAAGTTTGCTGTTCATGGGCCATGCCTTATATATCGTGGATACAACATTGAACATTATCAAACTCATGACCTTTAACAAGCCATACAATAGGCATGGTAGGTATCAAGAATCGTGGTAGCAGTTATTATTCCCACACTGGCACTTCGTTGCCGCTTACAGGCTATTTAGCCGACCTCTACATATATAGTTGATTTCTAAGTGAATGGATGATCAGGCTGAACCGATGCTTTCGTATGAAATTATGCTCCAGTGATCGGAGTTTACAGGCAGGGATAGTCAGCCACATCAGAAAGATCTGGCTATATGAATGTGTTTGCAGCCAATAAACATACAGCTACTGTAGCATGTATATAATTTTATATGCTTCTCCAACTCTTCCGGCGATTCAGGTTCCATTTTAGTGATAGTTTATCAGAAAAATTGAAGTTAATAAATCTTGTCAATTTTGCAGGAGCATGCTGATTTGATGCCTTATGCAGTGTTAACAAAGAGCAAGGTTTAACAGCAACTTATCTAATAACCCCTCTTTTTGCAAAAATACACTTTTCGAATATCTTGTTACGTAATTGAGTTGCTCGAATTCTTAGAAATGGTACTTAACAAAAACTAGAAATCTTGTGAAACAGGAAAATGAG from Panicum hallii strain FIL2 chromosome 3, PHallii_v3.1, whole genome shotgun sequence encodes:
- the LOC112886667 gene encoding pollen-specific leucine-rich repeat extensin-like protein 3, translating into MEAACRRCRSSIRVALVALAAAVLLGAAAALSDAEASDIARRQILSLHERNGELPDDYEFDIHVDVTFANERLRRAYTALQAWRHTIYSDPKNFTGGWVGADVCSYFGVTCAQALDDPKIAVVAGVDLNGGDIAGYLPAELGLMSDLAFFHINSNRFCGIIPKSFNRLALLHELDVSNNRFVGAFPDVVLQIPVLKYLDLRFNDFDGALPPQLFEKDLDAIFVNSNRFVGSIPENFGNSTATVVVLANNAFIGCIPRSVGRMADTLDELVLLNNRLDGCIPPELADLGNTTVVDVSGNALVGTLPEGLVNMTMLEQLDVSRNQLAGAVLERVCKLPALANFSFAHNFFSVEPAACVPSEDKPVALDDSGNCLGSGRPEQKPSPVCAPVLAHPVDCRTNVCSAGPNPPRPTYTPSPKRQTPSPPKTTPVPKPETRPPPMKSLPPPPPPPVKSPPPPAPVSSASPPMESPPPPAPVSSPQPPVKSPPPPAPISSPPPPVKSPPPPPPVSSPPPPVKSPPPPPIRSPPPPAPVSSPPPPVKSPPPPPAQVSSPPPPVKLPPPPAPVRSPPPPVKSPSPPAPMSSPPPPIKYPPPPAPVSSPPPPPVQSPPPPALVRSPPPPIKSPTPPAPVSSPPPPPVHSPPPPTPVSSPPPPVKSPPPPAPITSPPPPVKSSPQPASVSSPPPPVVPPPPPPAPSPPPPSPDVILPPIMSQKYASPPPPQFQGY